One window of Salminus brasiliensis chromosome 16, fSalBra1.hap2, whole genome shotgun sequence genomic DNA carries:
- the msantd2 gene encoding myb/SANT-like DNA-binding domain-containing protein 2, whose amino-acid sequence MAAPSNAERSPEPSAPLKAPKTEAPSPDSEDLSDGNPYHSNSSTPSRFSPLNVGVSAPGAAGRSGAASAASNSFTVCRGMSWTPSETNALIAVWGNERLAEARMQQLEVAGTVFSGKAPGPAMYERVSRALAELGYERTPSQCRERMKTLRRCYSRVKEHGIGKRKSSYSIEQLEKVFGQGGWDSQSCQPVLINSSGLYQEMESDGSTMEDYPQEDWCNQDLSAVFQEGEIEAEEIQLPKNRVLQLRPEASEHSQRQELMQNVVRILESVEVKWEHFQTWTDFSRLHLSNKLAIFGVGYNTRWREEIRYHYAEISSQVPLGKRLREYFNPEKTEGRVIMTKVQKMNWKNVYYKFLDITISEARCLELHMEVDWIHIAQTSASGCSNGSQYLLPGGIPKTYGLYAIGYEERTGTSTSSTEDNGSSSGETETDRGEKRRNRTSAKVTYCYLGIAEDRTLQQCLVQHFQNPGKHCSRGEPSAITRFLQENCSSWPKDEGSSSGLPVYIKFIEVELDFLSAGSLVECLEIAVGYPLKFNKKDSL is encoded by the exons ATGGCGGCCCCCAGTAACGCGGAGCGCTCTCCTGAGCCCTCGGCGCCGCTGAAGGCCCCCAAAACGGAGGCTCCGTCGCCTGATTCGGAGGACCTGAGCGACGGCAACCCGTACCACTCGAACTCCTCCACGCCCAGCCGGTTCTCCCCTCTGAATGTGGGCGTGTCGGCGCCGGGGGCGGCAGGCCGGAGCGGTGCGGCCTCGGCTGCCTCCAACAGCTTCACCGTGTGCCGCGGCATGTCGTGGACGCCGTCCGAGACCAACGCGCTCATCGCCGTGTGGGGGAACGAGAGGCTGGCCGAGGCGAGGATGCAGCAGCTGGAGGTGGCGGGCACGGTGTTCTCCGGGAAAGCGCCCGGACCGGCCATGTACGAGCGGGTGTCAAGAGCCCTGGCGGAGCTGGGCTACGAGAGGACCCCGTCTCAGTGTCGAGAGAGGATGAAG ACCCTGCGGAGGTGCTACAGCCGCGTGAAGGAGCACGGCATCGGGAAACGAAAGAGCAGTTACTCCATCGAGCAGCTGGAGAAGGTGTTCGGGCAGGGTGGCTGGGACTCCCAGAGCTGCCAGCCGGTCCTGATCAACAGCAGCGGCCTGTATCAGGAGATGGAGTCAGACGGCAGCACGATGGAAGACTACCCTCAGGAGGACTGGTGCAACCAGGACCTGTCTGCTGTTTTCcaggagggagagatagaggcCG AGGAGATTCAACTTCCAAAGAACAGAGTTCTACAGTTAAGACCCGAGGCTTCTGAGCATTCCCA ACGTCAAGAACTAATGCAGAATGTAGTGCGCATCCTAGAATCTGTGGAGGTCAAATGGGAGCACTTCCAGACGTGGACGGATTTCTCACGTCTTCACCTCTCCAACAAGCTGGCCATTTTCGGCGTAGGCTACAACACTCGCTGGCGTGAGGAGATTCGCTACCACTATGCTGAGATCAGCTCTCAGGTTCCTCTGGGAAAGCGCCTGCGGGAGTACTTCAACCCCGAAAAGACAGAGGGCAGGGTCATCATGACCAAGGTGCAGAAGATGAACTGGAAGAACGTGTATTATAAGTTCCTGGACATCACAATTAGCGAAGCACGATGCCTGGAGCTCCACATGGAAGTGGACTGGATCCATATTGCACAAACCAGTGCTTCAGGCTGCAGCAACGGCTCACAGTACCTCCTGCCGGGCGGCATACCGAAAACGTACGGCCTCTATGCTATCGGGTATGAGGAGAGGACAGGGACTAGCACCTCCAGCACAGAGGACAATGGTTCCTCTTCTGGGGAAACGGAGACAGACCGTGGCGAGAAAAGGCGAAACAGGACATCAGCCAAAGTGACTTACTGCTACCTCGGCATAGCGGAGGACCGCACCCTGCAGCAATGTCTGGTCCAACACTTTCAAAATCCAGGCAAACACTGCAGCCGCGGTGAGCCGTCCGCCATTACCAGGTTTCTTCAGGAGAACTGCTCCAGCTGGCCCAAGGACGAGGGCTCCTCTTCCGGCTTGCCAGTCTACATTAAATTCATCGAGGTAGAGCTGGACTTTCTCTCCGCCGGATCCTTGGTTGAATGTTTAGAAATTGCAGTCGGGTATCCCTTAAAGTTCAACAAGAAGGACAGCTTGTAA